The genomic stretch GCCGTGCCTTCGGGCACCACGCGCATCGAGGAGAACAATCCATCCGTCCTCTACACGGGAGTGTGGTACCCGCAGCATCGCTCCGATCTGAGCGGCGGCTCGATCGTCGAATCGCCGTATCCGATCGGGACCGCCACGCTCCCCTTCAACGGAACCGGAGTCCGCTGGATCGGCTTCAAGGCTGTCTGGGGCGGGATCGCGGAGGTCTATCTGGACGGTGCGCTGAAGGCGACGGTCGATGGCTACGCGCCGACCGAGCAGGCACAGGCCGTCATGTACACGGCCAGCGGCCTGTCTCCGGGTCCCCACACGCTGACGATCAAGACCACGGGTGCGTGGAACCCGGCCGGATGCTGCAGCTGGGTCGTCGTGGACGCCTTCGACGTGATGTAGCCGGCAGGGTCAGCCCGTCAGCGAGGTGCGTCCCCCTTGACGACCGGCTTTCCTGCCTTGATCCAGCCCTGGATTCCCGACGGCATGACGAAGATCTCGCGGTAGCCGAGATCGGCGGCCCTCCGGGCCGCGTGGTGGCACTCCATTCAGAGCTCGTTCATGCAGTAGAAGATCAGCGTGGTGTCCTTGTCCGCCGGCAGGACCCCTTCCTTGATGTCCTTGCTGTTCAGGCGGACGGCGCCCGGAACATGGTTTTCGGCGTAGGTCTCGGGGCGGTTGCCGTCGTAGATATGGATGTTGGGCTGCCCGAGGCGCCTCTCGACCTGGTCCACGGTGAATCGACCGAAGGGCTCGGGTTCGGGCATCTTTTCCTTGTCGGCCGGCCTGGCCTTCGGCACGACGGCGAGGGCGAGAAGCAGGGCCGCGACGACAGCAGATGACTGGCGCCATGACAGCATGGGAACCTCCCTCAAGCATCGGCGAGCGCTGGCTTCCGACCCCGCCTGTGCCAGCCAGTATAGGCGATGAGGGTCGCGAAAGCGTGCCGCGGCCGGGTCAGGCCGGCTTCCGCCCGGGCCGCCCCCAGATGCGATCTGCTAGACTGCGATTCCGTGAAAGGAGGCCACTCCATGGCAGAGCGTCGTGTCTTCCGGTGGACGTATCGGGACTTGTGGATGACCGTGACCGTGTGTCTCGTGGTCGCGAGCCTGGTCCTGCTCGCCCGGCCCCTCTGGGCGCAGAAGGCCCAGGAGAGCTTCAGGGACAAGTTCAATATCGCAGAAGAGACGGGCGGGGTAGCCATCGCCACGAGCAGCGACGGAAAGTACGTCTACGTCGCGGGCAGGAACGGAATCATTGTCTCCGACGATTTCGGCAAGACAGGCTCGTGGGTGCAGACGGTCAGGATGAAGTAAAGAGGAGACACATCAAACAGGCCACCCGAGGCCCAGAGAGGTGCGTTCATGGCCGAACAGGAGTCCGACCAGCCGGTACGCCGGCACATCGAACATCTCGTCAAGGAAGAGCACCGGCTCTTCGAGCAGGGGAAGCTCTCGGACGCTGACCGTCAGCGACTGGATCAGCTCAAGATCGAGCTCGATCAGTGCTGGGATTTGCTGCGCCAGCGTCGGGCGCTCAGGGAGTTCGGTGACGACCCCGCGCAGGCGCGCGTCCGGCCGCCCGGGATCGTCGAGAACTACGAGCAATGAAGCAGAGCACGGCGCTCCCGGCCGGGACGGCGGCTCCCGCTTCACCGCGCAGCTCCTGGCCGCCCAGGGTCGCTCAATTGTCGGCGTGCGCTCTCGCGGGCGAGGCGCGGGTCGAGGTCCAGGCGGGGAGAGGCATCAGCAGGCGCTCCGAGAGCGCGTTGACGTACGGCTCGTAGGTCCCGCGAAGATCCGCGAGGCGCTGCGCCGCATCGGCGGTGTCGGAGACCGGCCGGCCGGCTTCGCCGAGCAGCCGGAAGAGCCGGGCGGCATCCGCAGGGGAGAGTCGGTCCGGAGAGGGCGCGCGCGGCTCGAGGCGGAAGACCTGGGCGAGGTCGACGACGGCGTGCCGGGCCATCGCGAACGTGACGCGCGCCTCCCAGGACGACTCGTCCCGGACGCAGGCCATGAGAAGCGCGCAGGAGTCGAGGACCGTCGTCAAAGCGGCGAGCCACGACTGGTGAGCGTGCTGCGAGCGGAAATAGGCGAGGACGGGATAGGAGAGGTGGCTCTCCATCAGCTCCGCGGTCCACTTCTCCCATTCGTGCAGGAATCGATCCAGGTGATGCAGGCGCTCCCGGCCGTGGCGGAGCAGCAGCTCGTCGACCGTCGGGGGGGAACCGGCCCTCGGATCGAGGAGCGTGATCGACACCTCGCGCCTTGAGAAGGCGTTGTAGAGGACGGGGAAGTAGCCGATCACGAGGGCCAGGAAACCGAAGCCGACCCCGGACTCCACGACCGTCAGGCTGCGTGCCAGCGGCCCGCGTGGCGCCACGTCCCCCAGACCGAGCGTGAAGAAAGTCGTGCCGCTCAGGTAGAGATAAGTCCCGAACGACGGTGGCGCGTCGAGCGTGTGCAGCGTGGTCCCGAGTGACCACTGGAGCGCTCCGAATCCGAGCACGAGGCTCGCGGCCCACAGCGCCAGAAGGAACAGCAGCGAGAGCGGTCCGAAGACGCCCAGGAAGGACTCGCGCCTCGCGCGCGAGCCGATCCGGCGTGCGACAGCGGCCCAGAGCGACCAGCTCAGACGGTAGAAGAGGCGCGCCAGGCGCCACCGGCGCGTGACGCGCCGCGGCAGGACAATCGCCTCGAAGGCGTCCCAGAGGACGGTGCCGATCAGGGCGACGGCAATGAAGGCTACTGGAAACCGCGCCACAGCGATCGTCACGCCTCATCCTCCCGGACGGGTCCGGATCCGTGGCGGGCATTCTAGCAAAGCCGATCGTTT from Candidatus Dormiibacterota bacterium encodes the following:
- a CDS encoding rhodanese-like domain-containing protein; amino-acid sequence: MLSWRQSSAVVAALLLALAVVPKARPADKEKMPEPEPFGRFTVDQVERRLGQPNIHIYDGNRPETYAENHVPGAVRLNSKDIKEGVLPADKDTTLIFYCMNEL
- a CDS encoding potassium channel family protein, which gives rise to MTIAVARFPVAFIAVALIGTVLWDAFEAIVLPRRVTRRWRLARLFYRLSWSLWAAVARRIGSRARRESFLGVFGPLSLLFLLALWAASLVLGFGALQWSLGTTLHTLDAPPSFGTYLYLSGTTFFTLGLGDVAPRGPLARSLTVVESGVGFGFLALVIGYFPVLYNAFSRREVSITLLDPRAGSPPTVDELLLRHGRERLHHLDRFLHEWEKWTAELMESHLSYPVLAYFRSQHAHQSWLAALTTVLDSCALLMACVRDESSWEARVTFAMARHAVVDLAQVFRLEPRAPSPDRLSPADAARLFRLLGEAGRPVSDTADAAQRLADLRGTYEPYVNALSERLLMPLPAWTSTRASPARAHADN
- a CDS encoding DUF2630 family protein produces the protein MAEQESDQPVRRHIEHLVKEEHRLFEQGKLSDADRQRLDQLKIELDQCWDLLRQRRALREFGDDPAQARVRPPGIVENYEQ